A genomic region of Anopheles coustani chromosome 3, idAnoCousDA_361_x.2, whole genome shotgun sequence contains the following coding sequences:
- the LOC131272806 gene encoding protein grainyhead has protein sequence MIMEGLETLVAPSHHTFLLTESAAAAHFNVLSFDTCGLFKTGTTTTSLGLNNNSTATPNNNHHHHLYHPYHHQTAVSTASALSHHQPHHLHHHHHHPQHQQHHSSTQQQQQHNSPNSAIVSSSASASAASSGAASVANSTAITTHTTATTSVTASHHSAHHQHHPHHPHLSLLSTGGSNSSAVSGGHHSSDSGTGDDHSQSQTDAQAGDLNTPVTTSGDIPSFFGPSTVVEPPPITGSIESDDLSLEPQTVSSPCVSLCSPTKQERSTPQSIVNEEEASNTSSTNTMYPSSGSQQQQRQQQQQQQQHQQQQQQQQHQQQQQQQSLHGQIRISYRGIFTTSGSPGMGLQASGVMPSGQMSPTAGLGPASWGLPSPDKSLFQAPMFGLLGPQATSAAQGGVSATSPGQQQQQQHQHQHTGGHGHYGGDERGHGSELLGLNMDCASIILKQQPPSYNSCVGSLDMQGPSGGQEMHGYGRGAGGALSAMGQSQKYQWLDSPVDPYVGSPQHGSVVLPGPSSTPVSVGPIIPKQEPYSTPNPCTSDSSQLGGLTQAQYAVQLAEYNQATSKGHEILSQVYQQSTMPLKLVPVKPRKYPNRPSKTPVHERPYACPVENCDRRFSRSDELTRHIRIHTGQKPFQCRICMRSFSRSDHLTTHIRTHTGEKPFSCDICGRKFARSDEKKRHAKVHLKQRIKKEKNASGSGNNSTSTSSSAHHAHHQQQQQQQQQQQQHHHQQHHQQQQQQHGHHAGHPGLHGHHLLGHDDLTGIPIVSSSSNPAASSL, from the exons ATGATCATGGAAGGGCTAGAAACGTTGGTTGCGCCATCGCATCACACATTCCTGCTGACCGAGTCGGCGGCCGCGGCACACTTCAACGTGCTGAGCTTCGATACGTGCGGCCTGTTCAAGAcgggcaccaccaccacctcgctCGGGctgaacaacaacagcacgGCGACACcgaacaacaaccaccaccaccacctgtaCCACCCGTACCACCACCAGACGGCCGTCAGCACCGCGTCCGCGCTGTCCCACCATCAGCCCCACCAcctacaccaccaccatcaccatccccagcatcagcagcatcattcgagcactcagcagcagcagcaacacaacTCCCCGAACAGTGCGATCGTGTCGTCTTCGGCGTCGGCGTCGGCGGCGTCCTCCGGGGCGGCCAGTGTGGCCAACTCCACCGCCATCACCACGCACACGACGGCCACGACCAGCGTCACGGCGTCGCACCACTCCGCgcaccatcagcatcatccGCACCATCCCCATCTGAGTCTGCTCAGCACCGGCGGCAGCAACAGTAGCGCCGTGTCCGGTGGCCATCACTCCAGCGACTCCGGCACCGGCGACGACCACTCGCAATCGCAGACGGACGCGCAAGCCGGCGATCTCAACACACCCGTCACCACCTCCGGGGACATACCGTCGTTCTTCGGACCGTCGACGGTCGTCGAACCACCACCGATTACCG GATCGATCGAATCGGACGATCTCTCGCTGGAACCGCAAACCGTGTCCAGCCCTTGCGTTAGCCTGTGCAGCCCAACCAAGCAGGAACGCAGCACACCGCAATCGATCGTCAACGAGGAAGAGGCTAGTAAtaccagcagcaccaacacGATGTACCCATCCTCCGGctcacagcaacagcagcgacagcagcagcagcaacagcagcaacatcaacagcagcagcagcaacagcaacatcagcaacagcaacagcagcagtcgcTCCACGGACAGATCCGG ATCTCCTACCGAGGCATCTTCACGACGAGCGGCAGTCCCGGGATGGGGCTGCAGGCGAGCGGTGTGATGCCCTCGGGTCAGATGTCGCCCACGGCCGGGCTCGGTCCGGCTAGCTGGGGTCTCCCGAGTCCCGACAAAAGCCTCTTCCAGGCGCCCATGTTCGGTCTGCTCGGTCCGCAAGCGACCAGCGCGGCGCAGGGCGGTGTCTCGGCCACGTCGCcgggccagcagcagcagcagcagcaccaacaccagcacacGGGAGGGCACGGCCACTACGGTGGGGACGAGCGGGGCCACGGGAGCGAACTGCTCGGGCTGAACATGGACTGCGCGAGCATCATCCTGAAGCAGCAGCCACCGAGCTACAACAGCTGCGTCGGCTCGCTCGACATGCAGGGCCCTTCGGGTGGCCAGGAGATGCACGGGTATGGGCGGGGTGCGGGGGGTGCCCTGAGTGCGATGGGTCAGAGCCAGAAGTACCAGTGGCTGGACTCGCCGGTCGACCCGTACGTCGGCAGCCCCCAGCATGGCTCCGTCGTGCTGCCCGGCCCCTCGTCGACGCCCGTCTCGGTTGGGCCGATCATCCCCAAGCAGGAACCGTACTCCACCCCGAACCCGTGCACCTCCGACTCGAGCCAGCTCGGTGGACTCACGCAGGCGCAGTACGCCGTCCAGCTGGCCGAGTACAACCAGGCGACGAGCAAGGGGCACGAGATCCTGTCGCAGGTCTACCAGCAGAGCACGATGCCGCTGAAGCTGGTCCCGGTGAAGCCGCGCAAGTACCCGAACCGGCCGAGCAAGACGCCCGTCCACGAGCGGCCGTACGCGTGCCCGGTGGAGAACTGCGACCGGCGGTTCTCGCGCTCGGACGAGCTGACGCGCCACATCCGGATCCACACCGGCCAGAAGCCGTTCCAGTGTCGGATCTGCATGCGCTCGTTCAGCCGGTCCGACCACCTCACCACGCACATCCGCACGCACACCGGCGAGAAGCCGTTCTCGTGCGACATCTGCGGCCGGAAGTTCGCCCGCTCGGACGAGAAGAAGCGCCACGCCAAGGTGCACCTCAAGCAGCGTATCAAGAAGGAGAAGAACGCCAGCGGAAGTGGCAACAACAGTACCAGCACCTCGTCCTCCGCACACCACgcacatcatcagcagcagcagcaacagcagcagcagcagcagcagcatcatcatcagcaacaccaccagcagcagcagcagcagcacggtcACCATGCGGGCCACCCGGGACTGCACGGCCACCACCTGCTGGGACACGACGACCTCACCGGCATCCCGATCGTGTCGTCCTCCTCGAACCCGGCGGCTAGCAGCTTGTAG